The following proteins are co-located in the Gloeocapsa sp. PCC 7428 genome:
- a CDS encoding PPC domain-containing protein — translation MASFVDAISTPGELDIFPVEFIGQVDYTISALGSSTAGGTLADPIVGVFDSAGNLLAYQDDSWALGSDPMLQFTAPVSGIYYIGVADAIGSTGTYTLVYDQTLPPPVVDTSTFLF, via the coding sequence ATGGCAAGTTTCGTAGATGCTATTAGCACCCCTGGTGAGTTAGACATATTCCCTGTTGAGTTTATTGGTCAAGTGGACTACACAATATCAGCACTTGGTAGCTCGACTGCGGGTGGAACTCTAGCAGATCCTATAGTTGGTGTCTTTGATAGTGCCGGTAACTTATTAGCTTATCAAGACGACAGCTGGGCGTTGGGTTCTGATCCCATGCTGCAATTTACAGCACCTGTTAGCGGGATATATTATATTGGGGTTGCTGATGCGATCGGAAGTACTGGTACTTATACGCTAGTGTATGACCAGACTTTACCTCCACCCGTTGTAGATACCTCAACATTCCTCTTTTAA
- a CDS encoding peptidylprolyl isomerase → MATALQTSHTSVVAGEIISLLKSCQILPQLWRENIIEQAIATIDCTPEEMTNACQQFYQQHQLDSVTKQQAWLEHYGITQAQLVAMATRELKIEKFKQLTWGSKLESYFLERKGQLDRVICSLIRVQDRGLAEEIYFRIHEKEQSFIELAKQFSVGLEAHTGGIVGPVELGTLHPQLARTLKVNRPGQVLRPILLGEWIFIVRLEKFIPAQLDEIMRRKLLQELFTAWLQEQMQKSPSFDKIWLKNLGYIH, encoded by the coding sequence ATGGCTACTGCTTTACAGACTAGTCACACCAGTGTCGTTGCTGGAGAAATTATTTCACTTTTGAAAAGTTGCCAAATATTACCGCAATTATGGCGTGAGAATATTATTGAGCAGGCGATCGCTACTATCGATTGCACTCCAGAGGAGATGACGAATGCTTGTCAGCAGTTTTATCAGCAACATCAGCTTGACAGCGTTACTAAACAGCAAGCTTGGCTAGAGCATTATGGCATAACTCAAGCACAATTAGTAGCTATGGCAACACGGGAACTCAAAATTGAAAAATTCAAACAACTGACTTGGGGTAGTAAATTAGAGTCTTATTTTCTCGAACGTAAAGGACAGTTGGATCGAGTCATTTGTTCGTTAATTAGAGTTCAAGATAGAGGTCTTGCTGAAGAAATTTATTTCCGAATCCATGAAAAAGAGCAATCGTTTATTGAATTAGCGAAGCAATTCTCTGTAGGGCTAGAAGCACACACTGGCGGTATTGTTGGTCCCGTTGAATTAGGAACACTTCATCCGCAGTTAGCAAGAACATTAAAAGTAAATCGCCCAGGACAAGTATTACGTCCTATCTTGTTAGGAGAATGGATTTTTATTGTGCGATTAGAAAAATTTATTCCGGCTCAATTAGATGAAATAATGCGCCGGAAGTTACTACAGGAACTATTTACTGCTTGGTTACAAGAGCAAATGCAGAAATCACCTAGCTTCGATAAAATTTGGTTAAAAAATTTAGGTTACATTCATTAG
- a CDS encoding AarF/ABC1/UbiB kinase family protein gives MFLTQTTSRQREILEVFLRNGWDYMRRLLTGGKTDEPQLPTPAVLRNILVDLGPVYVKFGQLLSTRPDLLPAAYIEELSTLQDEVPPVNWTDIEVVIRQQLPQSLESTFSTIDPRPVAAGSIAQTHKAILIDGREVAIKVQRPGIDAVVAQDISLIRGVADLVARTEFGQMYDIDSLAEEFTKALEAELDFIREASFTDQLRRNLTNSRWFDSSQLVVAEIYWDLTTAKLLVMEWLDGVPILAADFGSEQNGQDPQAKRAAVTSLLFRAFFQQVYIDGFFHADPHPGNLFYLRDGRVALLDCGMVGRLDPRSQQILTEMLLAIVDLDAQRCAQLTLQLADSAQPVILSRLENDYDRMLRKYYNLSLSQINFSQVFYEVLQVARNNKIRLPSNLGLYAKTLANLEGVARLVNPQINLLDEIKPLITDLFRRQLLGANPLQSLLRTALDLKSLSLQSPRQIELLLDRVTSETLQWNLSVRGLDNLRRTMDDAASRLSFSVLVGSLIIGAALISNNAQTSELSWLSTILFATASLLGLWLVFSTIRSGRLK, from the coding sequence GTGTTTCTAACTCAAACGACATCTCGGCAAAGAGAAATTCTGGAAGTTTTCCTGCGCAATGGCTGGGACTATATGCGGCGGCTGTTAACTGGGGGAAAAACTGACGAACCCCAATTACCTACACCTGCTGTTCTACGCAACATCCTAGTCGATTTGGGACCTGTTTATGTCAAGTTTGGGCAATTGCTAAGTACTCGCCCTGATTTGCTTCCAGCAGCTTATATTGAGGAATTGTCAACGCTGCAAGATGAAGTACCACCTGTCAACTGGACAGATATTGAAGTTGTGATTCGCCAGCAACTTCCGCAGTCGCTTGAATCTACTTTTAGCACGATTGATCCGCGTCCTGTTGCCGCAGGTTCGATTGCGCAAACGCATAAAGCAATACTCATTGATGGACGCGAAGTAGCGATTAAAGTACAACGCCCAGGAATTGATGCGGTCGTTGCGCAAGATATTTCGCTGATTCGGGGTGTCGCCGACTTGGTAGCAAGAACCGAGTTCGGGCAAATGTACGATATTGATTCGCTAGCTGAAGAATTTACCAAAGCATTAGAGGCAGAGTTAGATTTTATCCGAGAAGCGAGTTTTACTGACCAATTACGCCGCAATTTAACAAATAGCCGCTGGTTTGATTCTTCACAGTTAGTCGTAGCGGAAATTTACTGGGACTTGACGACAGCCAAGTTACTCGTTATGGAGTGGCTAGATGGCGTTCCTATTCTCGCTGCTGATTTTGGTAGCGAACAAAACGGTCAAGATCCTCAGGCGAAACGTGCCGCTGTCACAAGTTTATTGTTTCGTGCTTTCTTCCAGCAAGTTTACATCGATGGCTTCTTCCATGCTGACCCGCATCCAGGTAACTTATTTTACCTTCGCGATGGTCGCGTGGCGCTACTCGACTGTGGCATGGTAGGACGCTTAGACCCGCGATCGCAGCAAATTTTAACCGAAATGTTACTCGCGATCGTCGATTTAGATGCTCAAAGATGCGCGCAATTAACGCTACAACTTGCTGATTCTGCACAGCCAGTCATCTTATCACGACTGGAAAATGACTACGACCGAATGCTGCGGAAGTATTACAATCTGAGCTTATCGCAGATTAATTTCAGCCAAGTATTTTATGAAGTATTGCAAGTAGCCCGTAACAATAAAATTCGCTTGCCAAGTAATCTAGGTTTATATGCCAAAACTTTGGCAAATTTAGAAGGAGTTGCGCGATTAGTTAATCCTCAAATTAATCTTTTAGATGAAATTAAGCCCCTCATTACTGATTTGTTTCGCCGTCAGTTACTTGGGGCAAATCCACTACAATCACTCCTAAGAACCGCGCTCGATCTCAAAAGTCTTTCGCTACAATCACCCCGCCAAATCGAGTTACTTTTAGATAGAGTCACTTCAGAAACACTGCAATGGAACTTATCCGTACGTGGCTTGGATAACTTGCGTCGCACAATGGATGACGCCGCAAGCCGGCTTTCATTTAGTGTTTTGGTTGGTTCTTTAATTATCGGTGCAGCACTCATTTCTAATAATGCTCAAACAAGTGAGTTATCGTGGTTGAGTACGATTTTATTTGCTACAGCAAGTTTGTTAGGACTATGGCTCGTTTTTAGTACTATCCGTTCAGGACGGTTGAAGTGA
- a CDS encoding mannose-1-phosphate guanylyltransferase: MNTLIPVILAGGKGERFWPLSRKHRPKQFLSLDGSGKSLLQATADRLLPLAGSWENLWVVTSTQLAQGVQEQLPDLHAQNLLAEPEGRDTAPAVAWSTLEVAKRYGADAIVGFFPADPWIDNQVSFQKTLCAATLLAASENAIATLGVKPTYPATGYGYIEQGDLAGSFGGLPVYRVNRFTEKPDRETAESFLVTNRFSWNSGMFVFRAGVVLDELRTHAPEMMQVLETQGVSAYANLPKISIDYALMEKTQIAYVLPVDFGWDDLGDWNAIDRLLKKDATNVELANHVGLDTKDTLLYSTSDDDVIVTIGLEDVVVVRDRNVTLIARKDRTQEIKQVLKLLQDNPKFTDLL, from the coding sequence ATGAACACACTGATACCGGTTATTTTAGCTGGGGGTAAAGGAGAGCGGTTTTGGCCTTTGAGTCGCAAACATCGCCCCAAACAATTTTTAAGCTTGGATGGGAGCGGCAAAAGCTTATTACAAGCAACGGCTGACCGACTTTTGCCGTTAGCAGGAAGTTGGGAGAATCTTTGGGTTGTGACTTCAACTCAACTAGCGCAGGGCGTACAAGAACAATTACCAGATTTACACGCGCAAAACTTATTAGCCGAACCCGAAGGACGCGATACCGCCCCAGCAGTGGCGTGGAGTACGCTAGAAGTTGCCAAACGTTACGGCGCAGACGCGATTGTTGGCTTTTTTCCTGCCGATCCTTGGATTGATAACCAAGTTAGCTTTCAGAAAACACTTTGCGCGGCAACACTGTTAGCAGCGAGTGAAAATGCGATCGCCACCTTAGGCGTCAAACCAACTTATCCTGCGACAGGTTACGGCTACATCGAACAAGGAGACTTGGCAGGTTCGTTTGGTGGCTTGCCTGTGTATCGCGTTAATCGCTTTACGGAAAAACCAGATCGTGAAACCGCTGAATCGTTTTTGGTGACAAATCGGTTTAGCTGGAATAGCGGTATGTTTGTATTTCGCGCTGGAGTTGTCTTAGATGAACTCCGTACTCATGCGCCAGAAATGATGCAAGTTTTGGAAACTCAGGGAGTATCAGCTTACGCAAATTTGCCAAAAATTAGTATTGATTACGCTTTGATGGAAAAAACCCAAATCGCGTATGTCTTACCAGTCGATTTTGGTTGGGATGATTTGGGAGATTGGAACGCAATTGATCGCTTGCTTAAAAAAGATGCGACGAATGTCGAACTTGCAAATCACGTCGGGCTAGATACTAAAGATACGTTGCTGTATTCTACAAGCGATGATGATGTGATTGTCACTATTGGATTAGAAGATGTTGTCGTGGTACGCGATCGCAATGTGACGCTGATCGCCCGCAAAGATCGCACGCAAGAAATTAAACAAGTCCTCAAACTTTTGCAGGATAACCCTAAATTTACTGACCTATTGTGA
- a CDS encoding efflux RND transporter periplasmic adaptor subunit, translated as MEIPLIGKLKHPRRWLIGLVAAGVVVSGGTYAVVSRTTPRINVAELTVPVESQNVTLRITASGKVVPFQSVNLSPKTSGRLTALSVEQGDTVQQGQIIARMDNAELQAQLAQARANLAQSQAQLDQALAGSRPEEIAQARARLAQAEAQLNQARTGNRPEEIAQAQAQVDAAQARVNLTSSRVQRNRTLYQEGAISQDRLDEVIADDRSAQAALQEAQRRLAQQQSGSRSEEITQRQAAVNEARAALRQAQSGSRPEEIAQRRAAVAAAASQVQAIQVQLEDTIIRAPFDGIVTQKYATEGAFVTPTTSASSTASATSTSIVAIARGLEILAQVPEVDVGQIKQGQAVEIVADAYPDQVFKGRVRLIAPEAVVEQNVTSFQVRVALETGTQELRSGMNVDVTFLGEQVPNALMVPTVAIVTEQGETGVLVPGNNNQPIFRPVTIGPSLQDRTQILSGLNEGDRVFVDLPERQRPRQNESVVSE; from the coding sequence ATGGAAATTCCCTTAATTGGCAAACTAAAGCATCCACGTCGCTGGCTGATCGGGCTAGTAGCAGCTGGTGTTGTGGTCAGTGGTGGTACTTATGCGGTTGTAAGTCGAACAACACCCAGAATTAATGTTGCGGAACTGACAGTACCTGTAGAATCGCAAAACGTGACGTTACGCATTACGGCAAGCGGTAAAGTCGTACCGTTTCAAAGCGTAAACCTTAGCCCTAAAACCTCTGGACGATTAACCGCATTGAGTGTCGAGCAAGGCGATACAGTTCAACAAGGGCAAATCATTGCGCGGATGGATAATGCTGAACTGCAAGCCCAACTCGCACAAGCACGGGCTAACTTAGCTCAATCTCAAGCTCAACTCGACCAAGCCTTAGCAGGAAGCCGCCCTGAGGAAATCGCGCAAGCCCGCGCACGACTTGCACAAGCTGAAGCTCAACTCAACCAGGCGCGTACTGGAAATCGTCCTGAAGAAATCGCACAAGCCCAAGCACAAGTAGATGCTGCCCAAGCGCGAGTCAATTTGACAAGTAGCCGCGTGCAACGAAATCGTACACTATATCAAGAAGGCGCAATTTCGCAAGATCGGCTTGATGAAGTTATTGCAGACGATCGCAGCGCGCAAGCAGCATTGCAAGAAGCCCAACGACGCTTAGCCCAACAGCAAAGCGGTAGCCGATCCGAAGAAATCACTCAACGCCAAGCCGCAGTCAATGAAGCTCGCGCAGCCTTGAGACAAGCGCAAAGTGGCTCGCGCCCTGAAGAAATAGCCCAACGTCGCGCTGCTGTTGCTGCTGCTGCCAGTCAAGTGCAAGCAATTCAAGTACAATTAGAAGACACAATTATCCGCGCTCCTTTCGATGGCATTGTGACGCAAAAATATGCAACCGAAGGCGCGTTTGTGACACCAACGACTTCAGCTTCGAGTACAGCATCGGCAACTTCGACGTCAATTGTGGCGATCGCCCGTGGTTTAGAAATCTTGGCACAAGTTCCCGAAGTAGACGTCGGACAAATTAAGCAAGGACAAGCTGTAGAAATTGTTGCTGATGCTTATCCCGACCAAGTATTCAAAGGTCGCGTCCGCTTGATCGCCCCTGAAGCCGTTGTCGAACAAAACGTTACTTCTTTCCAAGTGCGCGTTGCGTTAGAAACTGGCACGCAAGAACTGCGCTCAGGAATGAATGTCGATGTGACTTTTCTTGGCGAACAAGTACCGAATGCCTTAATGGTTCCTACCGTGGCAATTGTCACCGAACAGGGTGAAACAGGCGTTCTTGTTCCTGGAAACAATAATCAACCGATCTTTCGTCCAGTAACAATTGGACCAAGCCTGCAAGACCGCACGCAAATTTTATCTGGATTGAACGAAGGCGATCGCGTGTTTGTCGATCTTCCGGAAAGGCAACGACCAAGACAGAACGAATCAGTAGTGAGTGAGTAG
- a CDS encoding ABC transporter permease, which translates to MDILESVKMASKTLLANKLRSTLTMLGIIIGNASVIAMVGIGEGAQRFVSGQFESLGTNVLFIVPGNRDAQRTTVDLPKTLVLEDAEAIATQVPTVGAVAPQLHSRELVTYRNRNTYSLIVGTNPDFSVVRSFDAQRGRFITDLDVKRNNQVVTLGVDLAERLFGNQDPVGQQVRIRNISFLVVGVMEEKGSVLGTNYDDSAYIPVTTMASRIIGENSPYGVNLTFISVSAQSEASVDAAQFQITNLLRLRHNITREDDFSVQSQKDVLEIAGTVTSALTIMLAAIAGISLLVGGIGVMNIMLVSVTERTQEIGLRKAIGATQDDILIQFLIEAVILSAAGGVLGTVLGVGGVLLIGAFTPFQAGVSPVAIALAVGVSGGIGIIFGVVPARRAAQLDPIVALRSA; encoded by the coding sequence ATGGACATTCTTGAAAGCGTTAAAATGGCATCAAAAACGCTGCTAGCGAATAAGCTACGCAGCACGCTGACGATGTTGGGTATCATCATCGGTAATGCGTCAGTGATTGCAATGGTGGGTATCGGTGAAGGCGCGCAGCGTTTCGTTTCTGGACAGTTTGAATCGTTAGGAACCAACGTACTATTTATCGTCCCAGGCAACCGCGACGCGCAACGGACGACGGTTGATTTACCAAAAACGTTAGTTTTAGAAGACGCAGAAGCGATCGCCACTCAAGTCCCGACAGTCGGCGCAGTTGCCCCACAATTACACTCGCGCGAACTTGTCACCTACCGCAACCGCAATACGTATAGCTTGATCGTCGGTACAAACCCCGATTTTTCTGTAGTCCGTAGTTTTGATGCGCAGCGCGGTAGATTTATCACCGACCTTGATGTCAAGCGCAATAACCAAGTCGTTACGCTGGGTGTCGATTTAGCCGAACGTCTCTTTGGCAATCAAGATCCTGTTGGTCAGCAGGTGCGAATTCGTAATATCAGCTTCTTAGTTGTCGGTGTGATGGAAGAAAAAGGCTCGGTTTTAGGAACAAACTATGACGACAGCGCCTATATTCCTGTGACGACAATGGCAAGCCGGATTATCGGCGAAAATTCTCCCTATGGCGTGAACTTGACGTTTATTTCCGTATCCGCCCAAAGCGAAGCCAGCGTTGATGCAGCGCAGTTTCAAATTACCAACTTGTTACGGTTGCGGCACAACATCACCCGCGAGGATGATTTTAGCGTCCAAAGCCAAAAAGATGTCTTAGAAATTGCAGGTACAGTCACAAGTGCTTTGACGATCATGCTAGCCGCGATCGCAGGAATTTCCTTGTTGGTCGGCGGTATTGGCGTCATGAATATTATGCTCGTATCCGTTACCGAAAGAACGCAAGAAATCGGATTGCGTAAAGCGATCGGTGCGACGCAGGATGATATTTTGATTCAATTTTTGATTGAAGCGGTGATTCTTTCTGCTGCTGGTGGTGTACTCGGTACAGTGTTAGGCGTTGGTGGAGTTTTATTAATTGGAGCTTTCACTCCGTTTCAAGCAGGCGTTTCACCCGTGGCGATCGCGCTTGCGGTTGGCGTTTCTGGTGGAATTGGCATTATTTTCGGTGTTGTTCCTGCGCGTCGCGCTGCCCAACTCGATCCAATTGTTGCTTTGAGAAGTGCTTAA
- a CDS encoding aromatic ring-hydroxylating dioxygenase subunit alpha, which yields MAKNDFLRDVWYYALPGGSLKRGAMVAKTLLGEPIVFARSREGKVFALCNICPHRAVPLSCGRFDGQEIECCYHGWRFDQTGRCTEIPALVEGDSLDLKRFQVKQYPVREVQGNIWIYMASNERKAPPATDMEVPVVPFFGDKSYQLVVTLHFPCYVDHAIIGLMDPAHISFVHRSWWWKSGRSLFEEVKAFDPSPYGFTMRRHKIPNVALGYRLIGGGAPETEIAFRLPGVRIEHVSTEHHNVCNLTAVTPLSETETEVTTLLYWTTPWITAIKPLIKPFVRAFLDQDRQVVIKQQEGLKYDPTLLLIRDADTQARWYYQLKAEFTRAAAEGRPFNNPVKTQILRWRS from the coding sequence ATGGCAAAAAACGACTTCTTGCGCGATGTTTGGTACTACGCCTTACCTGGAGGCTCACTCAAACGCGGAGCTATGGTAGCAAAAACTCTGCTTGGTGAGCCAATCGTTTTCGCGCGCAGCCGCGAAGGTAAAGTGTTTGCGCTTTGCAACATCTGTCCCCATCGCGCAGTACCACTAAGTTGTGGACGATTCGACGGACAAGAAATCGAATGCTGCTATCATGGCTGGCGTTTTGACCAAACTGGACGCTGTACAGAAATTCCCGCATTAGTAGAAGGCGATTCGCTCGACCTCAAGCGCTTTCAAGTCAAGCAGTATCCCGTACGCGAAGTGCAAGGCAACATTTGGATTTACATGGCATCGAACGAGCGTAAGGCACCGCCAGCAACAGATATGGAAGTTCCCGTAGTGCCTTTTTTTGGTGACAAATCGTATCAACTAGTTGTCACATTGCACTTTCCATGTTATGTAGATCATGCAATTATTGGTTTAATGGACCCTGCACATATATCATTTGTCCACCGTTCTTGGTGGTGGAAATCAGGGCGATCGCTGTTTGAAGAAGTCAAAGCCTTTGACCCCTCACCGTATGGCTTTACGATGCGGCGGCACAAAATTCCTAACGTCGCACTTGGTTATCGACTCATTGGCGGTGGCGCACCCGAAACCGAAATTGCGTTTCGTCTCCCTGGCGTCCGCATTGAACACGTCAGCACCGAACACCATAATGTTTGTAACCTCACCGCTGTCACTCCCCTATCAGAAACAGAAACCGAAGTCACAACGCTTCTCTACTGGACAACACCCTGGATTACCGCAATCAAACCGCTAATCAAACCTTTTGTCCGAGCATTCCTCGACCAAGACCGTCAAGTCGTCATTAAACAGCAAGAAGGCTTAAAATACGATCCGACATTACTCCTCATTCGCGATGCTGACACACAAGCACGTTGGTACTATCAGCTAAAAGCCGAATTTACCCGCGCCGCCGCCGAAGGTCGCCCGTTCAACAACCCAGTAAAAACCCAAATTTTACGTTGGCGATCTTGA
- a CDS encoding ABC transporter ATP-binding protein produces the protein MEHNSPHSTVAIAQRDQGNTTATTIVRLENVSKIYGIGETEVRALSDVNLTVEQGEYCAIMGASGSGKSTAMNIIGCLDRPTDGHYYLDGVDVADLNDTELAHIRNRKIGFVFQQFHLLPQSTALENVMLPMVYAGISTAERRDRAAEALRRVGLEKRLNNRPNQLSGGQQQRVAIARAIVNQPVLLLADEPTGALDSKTTQEVLEIFGTLNASGITIVMVTHEPDVARKTQRIVWFKDGEVIHSHLTPADINRVATS, from the coding sequence ATGGAACACAACTCACCACACTCTACCGTAGCAATTGCCCAACGCGATCAAGGCAATACTACTGCAACGACAATAGTCCGCCTAGAAAACGTCTCTAAAATTTACGGCATAGGCGAAACTGAAGTTCGAGCGCTATCAGACGTTAACTTAACAGTTGAACAAGGCGAGTATTGCGCGATCATGGGCGCATCCGGTTCAGGAAAATCGACCGCGATGAACATTATCGGTTGTCTCGATCGCCCAACAGACGGTCACTATTACTTAGATGGCGTTGATGTCGCCGATTTGAATGATACTGAACTCGCACACATCCGCAACCGCAAAATTGGATTTGTCTTTCAACAATTTCACCTGCTACCGCAATCAACCGCACTAGAAAACGTCATGCTACCGATGGTATACGCGGGTATTTCGACAGCAGAAAGACGCGATCGCGCCGCTGAAGCATTACGCCGCGTTGGCTTAGAAAAACGACTGAATAACCGACCAAATCAACTTTCCGGCGGACAACAGCAACGAGTTGCGATCGCGCGTGCCATTGTTAATCAACCCGTACTACTGCTTGCTGACGAACCAACAGGCGCGCTTGACTCAAAAACAACGCAAGAAGTGTTAGAAATCTTCGGTACACTCAACGCCAGCGGTATCACAATCGTCATGGTGACGCACGAACCCGACGTCGCCCGCAAAACACAACGCATCGTCTGGTTTAAAGACGGCGAAGTTATCCATTCGCACTTGACTCCCGCCGACATCAACCGAGTTGCCACCTCTTAG
- a CDS encoding orange carotenoid protein N-terminal domain-containing protein gives MTSSPNTNQPQALSDETQKVVQAFDGLETDAKLAWFYLVYKKMGSSITPAAPAATDPELAPMLLGDYYKLSDDEQLAIMRQIVNREDTEYSHAYGALKENNQLMVWYAWAQAMGDTVVGMPGDYQPTEAINNLLSQIEALDFDDQISIFRTIASNMGYTNIKPIETQAQTGKTSSL, from the coding sequence ATGACTTCTAGCCCAAACACGAATCAGCCCCAAGCATTAAGTGACGAAACACAAAAGGTAGTCCAAGCTTTTGATGGGTTAGAAACAGACGCAAAACTAGCTTGGTTTTATTTAGTTTATAAAAAGATGGGTAGCTCAATTACCCCAGCTGCTCCCGCTGCAACTGATCCAGAATTAGCACCAATGCTATTAGGAGACTACTATAAGCTATCTGACGACGAGCAACTAGCGATTATGCGGCAGATTGTGAACCGCGAAGATACAGAATATTCTCACGCTTACGGTGCTTTGAAAGAAAATAATCAGTTGATGGTTTGGTATGCGTGGGCGCAAGCGATGGGTGATACCGTGGTAGGTATGCCAGGTGATTATCAACCTACAGAAGCTATTAACAATCTGTTATCACAAATCGAAGCGCTGGACTTTGACGATCAAATTTCCATTTTTCGGACGATCGCTAGCAACATGGGTTACACCAATATCAAACCAATTGAAACTCAGGCACAAACTGGTAAAACGTCAAGCCTCTAA
- a CDS encoding HAD-IA family hydrolase, protein MTAKVIIFDFDGTLANTIDVIVDITNRLALEFGYKQTTQGELDELKNLSSREIVKQSGISILKLPFLIKKVRAELNKEIKNIKPISEIKDVLHELSSRGHQLGIVTSNSKENIVEFLEKNEWQHLFDFVYSGTTLFGKSKIINNLIKQREINREQIIYVGDETRDIEAARKSNIKAIAVTWGFNSAEVLAQQNPDFLVSQPQELLSAVMALHTTEEMIDSYSLSNQVFLN, encoded by the coding sequence GATTGATGTAATTGTTGATATTACAAATCGTTTAGCTTTAGAATTTGGCTATAAACAAACAACTCAAGGTGAACTTGACGAACTCAAAAACTTAAGTTCGCGAGAAATTGTTAAGCAATCAGGAATATCAATTTTAAAGCTGCCTTTTCTGATTAAGAAAGTCAGAGCCGAACTTAATAAAGAAATCAAGAACATCAAACCCATTAGTGAAATTAAGGATGTTTTGCACGAATTAAGTTCTAGAGGGCATCAGTTGGGAATTGTTACGTCTAATTCTAAAGAGAATATCGTAGAATTTCTTGAGAAAAATGAATGGCAACATTTGTTTGATTTTGTTTACTCAGGAACCACGCTTTTTGGTAAGAGTAAAATTATCAATAATTTAATTAAACAAAGAGAAATAAATCGCGAACAAATTATTTATGTAGGCGACGAGACACGAGATATTGAAGCTGCGAGAAAAAGTAATATTAAGGCGATCGCTGTAACTTGGGGATTTAATTCCGCAGAAGTTTTAGCGCAGCAAAACCCAGATTTTTTAGTATCGCAGCCGCAAGAGTTATTATCAGCGGTAATGGCACTACATACGACTGAAGAAATGATAGATTCCTATTCGTTGAGCAACCAAGTATTTCTTAACTGA